A stretch of the Vigna radiata var. radiata cultivar VC1973A chromosome 7, Vradiata_ver6, whole genome shotgun sequence genome encodes the following:
- the LOC106766108 gene encoding protein ALP1-like — MFQCIVSVSVSVPWFLQMEEVVVESAWKKLDDAAVAGRRITFEEISGVVSGPLQSPVADGFVLRRNIHVSLLSIVRNLACLKGSSLSSRGNEVQPYVLNNNRFYPYFKDCLGAIDGTHVRVKVARSDAPRFRGRKDWPTQNVFAACDFDMKFTYVLAGCEGTASDSRILKNALDRDDPLVIPQGKYYLGDAGFMLKSTVLTPYRGVRYHFKEYTRKGPQNARELFNHRHSSLRNVIERSFGVLKKRFPIIGSGTEPHYDLETMTKIILACCILHNFLRTVDNEDSLLDEVDNELNERQQHNVSSSQLREEDHRMGSNIRDAIADQMWRDYQNS; from the exons GGTTTTTGCAGATGGAAGAGGTGGTTGTAGAGAGTGCATGGAAGAAGCTTGATGATGCAGCAGTTGCAGGAAGAAGAATAACTTTCGAAGAAATTTCGG GGGTTGTTTCCGGCCCGTTGCAGTCACCGGTTGCCGATGGTTTCGTTCTCCGTCGCAACATTCAT GTGAG CCTATTGAGTATTGTTCGAAATCTTGCTTGCTTGAAAGGATCATCGTTGTCTTCAAGAG GAAATGAGGTTCAACCATATGTCTTGAACAACAATCGGTTTTACCCGTACTTTAAG GATTGTTTAGGGGCCATAGACGGTACTCATGTTCGTGTAAAGGTGGCAAGATCTGATGCTCCGAGATttcgaggaagaaaagattggcCAACTCAAAATGTGTTCGCCGCCTGtgattttgacatgaaattCACATACGTTCTTGCTGGGTGCGAAGGGACTGCATCGGAttcaagaattttgaaaaatgctTTAGATCGAGATGATCCGTTGGTTATCCCCCAAG GAAAATACTACCTGGGTGATGCTGGATTTATGTTGAAAAGCACAGTTTTGACACCATATAGAGGCGTCAGATATCACTTTAAGGAATATACACGCAAAGGACCACAAAATGCGCGCGAGTTGTTTAATCATCGACATTCATCGTTGAGAAATGTAATTGAAAGAAGTTTTGGTGTGTTGAAAAAACGATTCCCTATCATTGGAAGTGGCACTGAACCACACTATGATTTGGAGACTATGACAAAGATTATCTTAGCATGTTGCATCTTGCACAACTTCCTTCGTACCGTGGATAATGAGGACTCATTACTTGATGAAGTTGATAATGAGTTGAATGAAAGACAACAGCATAATGTGTCATCGTCTCAACTTAGGGAAGAGGATCATAGGATGGGTAGTAATATTAGGGATGCCATAGCAGATCAAATGTGGCGAGATTATCAGAACTCTTAG
- the LOC106767550 gene encoding nodulin-related protein 1, whose amino-acid sequence MASEETQNKPTEQSSSELLASAKLVADAAQSTLRNESDKVDKTKVADAAGDLLDAAGKYGKLDGQQGIGQYVDKAADYLHQYQDKAAAPSQPADSKPEEGGGLGGLASLAGGFFKK is encoded by the coding sequence ATGGCTTCAGAAGAAACCCAGAACAAACCGACAGAGCAGTCGAGCAGCGAGCTTCTGGCGAGCGCGAAGCTGGTGGCAGACGCGGCGCAGTCCACTCTCCGGAACGAAAGCGACAAGGTGGACAAGACAAAGGTGGCGGACGCGGCGGGAGACCTTCTTGACGCGGCGGGGAAGTATGGGAAACTGGACGGGCAGCAGGGCATAGGGCAGTACGTGGACAAAGCTGCCGATTATCTGCACCAGTACCAGGACAAGGCTGCTGCACCTTCTCAACCTGCAGATTCCAAACCTGAAGAGGGTGGTGGTTTGGGTGGTCTTGCAAGTTTGGCTGGAGGCTTCTTCAAAAAGTAG
- the LOC106768902 gene encoding protein GDAP2 homolog isoform X1, whose protein sequence is MYSPVATSATPRGGLPTDSGDSFVALDQVPRWNDADQSLGLETSFSGSHFPDPLALPLGADSGDGSESVSKFPVDNEVNSKIYLWRGNPWNLEVDAVVNSTNENMDEAHSSPGLHDAAGPDLAEECATLGGCRTGMAKVTKAYDLPARKIIHTVGPKYAIKYHNAAENALSHCYRSCLELLVENGLQSIAMGCIYTEAKNYPREPAAHVAIRTVRRFLEKQKNNVTAVVFCTVSTTDTEIYKRLLPLYFPRDKHEEQVALTKLPADVGDENGEIIMAERKIRIKALPKRSVSRPPEFAIDLPVSDVGLVSSRNSSYLDSFLDPAFMSMIKDPDLRRMEQWEKTAEAQRGWNCAKLLGYGNLGGPTLSAAEEYSLHSRYLSKANSLNLSEIAEMKIVYRGGVDSDGHPVMVVVGAHFLLRCLDLERFVLHVVKEFEPLIQKPFSIVYFHSAASLQIQPDLGWMRRLQQILGRKHQRNLHAIYVLHPTFGLKAAVFGLQLFVDNVVWKKVVYVDRLLQLFRYVPREQLTIPDFVFQHDLEVNGGTGLIVDPRTKYAYNRP, encoded by the exons ATGTACTCGCCCGTGGCTACCTCTGCCACACCGAGGGGTGGATTGCCTACTGACAGTGGAGACTCTTTTGTCGCATTAGATCAAGTTCCGCGATGGAATGATGCTGATCAGTCTTTGGGGCTTGAAACTTCATTTTCTGGTTCACATTTTCCAGATCCTCTAGCGTTGCCCTTGGGAGCAGACAGTGGTGATGGCAGTGAGTCGGTGTCAAAATTCCCTGTTGATAATGAAGTCAATTCAAAGATATATTTGTGGAGGGGGAATCCCTGGAATCTTGAAGTGGATGCGGTGGTAAATTCAACAAATGAG AATATGGATGAAGCACACAGCAGCCCTGGATTGCATGATGCAGCTGGACCTGATCTTGCAGAAGAATGTGCGACTTTG GGTGGATGTCGAACAGGGATGGCTAAAGTTACCAAGGCATATGACCTTCCTGCCAG GAAAATTATCCACACTGTTGGCCCAAAGTATGCGATTAAGTACCATAATGCTGCAGAGAATGCTTTAAGTCATTGTTATCGTTCTTGCTTGGAGCTTCTGGTTGAAAATGGACTTCAAAG CATTGCTATGGGTTGTATTTATACGGAGGCAAAGAACTATCCCCGAGAACCAGCTGCACATGTAGCTATAA GAACTGTGCGACGATTTCTTGAGAAGCAGAAAAACAATGTAACAGCTGTTGTCTTTTGCACCGTGAGCACAACTGATactgaaatatataaaag GTTGCTTCCTCTGTACTTTCCTCGTGATAAACATGAAGAGCAGGTTGCTTTAACCAAACTTCCGGCTGATGTTGGGGATGAAAATGGTGAGATAATCATGGCAGAGCGTAAAATCAGAATAAAGGCTTTGCCCAAAAGGAGTGTTTCCAGACCACCTGAATTTGCAATTGATCTTCCTGTTAGTGATGTTGGCTTGGTTAGCAG TAGGAATTCGTCATATTTAGATTCATTTCTGGACCCTGCCTTCATGTCCATGATTAAAGACCCTGATCTAAGGCGAATGGAGCAGTGGGAGAAAACTGCGGAAGCACAAAGAGGCTGGAATTGTGCTAAATTGCTAGGATATGGCAACCTTGGTGGACCTACTTTGTCTGCCGCTGAAGAATATTCTCTACACTCTCGATACCTGTCTAAAGCAAATTCTTTAAATCTTTCTGAAATTGCTGAAATGAAAATTGT cTATCGTGGAGGGGTAGACAGTGATGGCCATCCCGTCATGGTTGTTGTAGGGGCCCACTTTTTACTCAGGTGTCTTGATCTGGAGCGGTTTGTGCTCCATGTGGTAAAG GAGTTTGAGCCTTTAATACAGAAGCCTTTTTCCATTGTGTATTTCCATTCTGCTGCATCTTTGCAGAT aCAGCCAGACCTGGGTTGGATGAGAAGATTGCAACAAATACTTGGTAGGAAGCACCAGCGCAACCTGCAT GCAATATATGTCCTTCACCCAACTTTCGGACTAAAAGCAGCCGTATTTGGGCTTCAGTTGTTTGTGGACAATGTG GTTTGGAAGAAAGTGGTATATGTTGATCGACTTCTGCAGCTGTTCAGATATGTACCTCGTGAACAGTTGACCATTCCAGATTTTGTGTTTCA GCATGATTTGGAGGTCAATGGAGGAACGGGTCTCATTGTGGACCCCAGAACAAAATATGCGTATAACAGACCGTGA
- the LOC106768902 gene encoding protein GDAP2 homolog isoform X2: MYSPVATSATPRGGLPTDSGDSFVALDQVPRWNDADQSLGLETSFSGSHFPDPLALPLGADSGDGSESVSKFPVDNEVNSKIYLWRGNPWNLEVDAVVNSTNENMDEAHSSPGLHDAAGPDLAEECATLGGCRTGMAKVTKAYDLPARKIIHTVGPKYAIKYHNAAENALSHCYRSCLELLVENGLQSIAMGCIYTEAKNYPREPAAHVAIRTVRRFLEKQKNNVTAVVFCTVSTTDTEIYKRLLPLYFPRDKHEEQVALTKLPADVGDENGEIIMAERKIRIKALPKRSVSRPPEFAIDLPVSDVGLVSRNSSYLDSFLDPAFMSMIKDPDLRRMEQWEKTAEAQRGWNCAKLLGYGNLGGPTLSAAEEYSLHSRYLSKANSLNLSEIAEMKIVYRGGVDSDGHPVMVVVGAHFLLRCLDLERFVLHVVKEFEPLIQKPFSIVYFHSAASLQIQPDLGWMRRLQQILGRKHQRNLHAIYVLHPTFGLKAAVFGLQLFVDNVVWKKVVYVDRLLQLFRYVPREQLTIPDFVFQHDLEVNGGTGLIVDPRTKYAYNRP, translated from the exons ATGTACTCGCCCGTGGCTACCTCTGCCACACCGAGGGGTGGATTGCCTACTGACAGTGGAGACTCTTTTGTCGCATTAGATCAAGTTCCGCGATGGAATGATGCTGATCAGTCTTTGGGGCTTGAAACTTCATTTTCTGGTTCACATTTTCCAGATCCTCTAGCGTTGCCCTTGGGAGCAGACAGTGGTGATGGCAGTGAGTCGGTGTCAAAATTCCCTGTTGATAATGAAGTCAATTCAAAGATATATTTGTGGAGGGGGAATCCCTGGAATCTTGAAGTGGATGCGGTGGTAAATTCAACAAATGAG AATATGGATGAAGCACACAGCAGCCCTGGATTGCATGATGCAGCTGGACCTGATCTTGCAGAAGAATGTGCGACTTTG GGTGGATGTCGAACAGGGATGGCTAAAGTTACCAAGGCATATGACCTTCCTGCCAG GAAAATTATCCACACTGTTGGCCCAAAGTATGCGATTAAGTACCATAATGCTGCAGAGAATGCTTTAAGTCATTGTTATCGTTCTTGCTTGGAGCTTCTGGTTGAAAATGGACTTCAAAG CATTGCTATGGGTTGTATTTATACGGAGGCAAAGAACTATCCCCGAGAACCAGCTGCACATGTAGCTATAA GAACTGTGCGACGATTTCTTGAGAAGCAGAAAAACAATGTAACAGCTGTTGTCTTTTGCACCGTGAGCACAACTGATactgaaatatataaaag GTTGCTTCCTCTGTACTTTCCTCGTGATAAACATGAAGAGCAGGTTGCTTTAACCAAACTTCCGGCTGATGTTGGGGATGAAAATGGTGAGATAATCATGGCAGAGCGTAAAATCAGAATAAAGGCTTTGCCCAAAAGGAGTGTTTCCAGACCACCTGAATTTGCAATTGATCTTCCTGTTAGTGATGTTGGCTTGGTTAGCAG GAATTCGTCATATTTAGATTCATTTCTGGACCCTGCCTTCATGTCCATGATTAAAGACCCTGATCTAAGGCGAATGGAGCAGTGGGAGAAAACTGCGGAAGCACAAAGAGGCTGGAATTGTGCTAAATTGCTAGGATATGGCAACCTTGGTGGACCTACTTTGTCTGCCGCTGAAGAATATTCTCTACACTCTCGATACCTGTCTAAAGCAAATTCTTTAAATCTTTCTGAAATTGCTGAAATGAAAATTGT cTATCGTGGAGGGGTAGACAGTGATGGCCATCCCGTCATGGTTGTTGTAGGGGCCCACTTTTTACTCAGGTGTCTTGATCTGGAGCGGTTTGTGCTCCATGTGGTAAAG GAGTTTGAGCCTTTAATACAGAAGCCTTTTTCCATTGTGTATTTCCATTCTGCTGCATCTTTGCAGAT aCAGCCAGACCTGGGTTGGATGAGAAGATTGCAACAAATACTTGGTAGGAAGCACCAGCGCAACCTGCAT GCAATATATGTCCTTCACCCAACTTTCGGACTAAAAGCAGCCGTATTTGGGCTTCAGTTGTTTGTGGACAATGTG GTTTGGAAGAAAGTGGTATATGTTGATCGACTTCTGCAGCTGTTCAGATATGTACCTCGTGAACAGTTGACCATTCCAGATTTTGTGTTTCA GCATGATTTGGAGGTCAATGGAGGAACGGGTCTCATTGTGGACCCCAGAACAAAATATGCGTATAACAGACCGTGA
- the LOC106768902 gene encoding ganglioside-induced differentiation-associated protein 2 isoform X3: MYSPVATSATPRGGLPTDSGDSFVALDQVPRWNDADQSLGLETSFSGSHFPDPLALPLGADSGDGSESVSKFPVDNEVNSKIYLWRGNPWNLEVDAVVNSTNENMDEAHSSPGLHDAAGPDLAEECATLGGCRTGMAKVTKAYDLPARKIIHTVGPKYAIKYHNAAENALSHCYRSCLELLVENGLQSIAMGCIYTEAKNYPREPAAHVAIRTVRRFLEKQKNNVTAVVFCTVSTTDTEIYKRLLPLYFPRDKHEEQVALTKLPADVGDENGEIIMAERKIRIKALPKRSVSRPPEFAIDLPVSDVGLVSSYRGGVDSDGHPVMVVVGAHFLLRCLDLERFVLHVVKEFEPLIQKPFSIVYFHSAASLQIQPDLGWMRRLQQILGRKHQRNLHAIYVLHPTFGLKAAVFGLQLFVDNVVWKKVVYVDRLLQLFRYVPREQLTIPDFVFQHDLEVNGGTGLIVDPRTKYAYNRP, translated from the exons ATGTACTCGCCCGTGGCTACCTCTGCCACACCGAGGGGTGGATTGCCTACTGACAGTGGAGACTCTTTTGTCGCATTAGATCAAGTTCCGCGATGGAATGATGCTGATCAGTCTTTGGGGCTTGAAACTTCATTTTCTGGTTCACATTTTCCAGATCCTCTAGCGTTGCCCTTGGGAGCAGACAGTGGTGATGGCAGTGAGTCGGTGTCAAAATTCCCTGTTGATAATGAAGTCAATTCAAAGATATATTTGTGGAGGGGGAATCCCTGGAATCTTGAAGTGGATGCGGTGGTAAATTCAACAAATGAG AATATGGATGAAGCACACAGCAGCCCTGGATTGCATGATGCAGCTGGACCTGATCTTGCAGAAGAATGTGCGACTTTG GGTGGATGTCGAACAGGGATGGCTAAAGTTACCAAGGCATATGACCTTCCTGCCAG GAAAATTATCCACACTGTTGGCCCAAAGTATGCGATTAAGTACCATAATGCTGCAGAGAATGCTTTAAGTCATTGTTATCGTTCTTGCTTGGAGCTTCTGGTTGAAAATGGACTTCAAAG CATTGCTATGGGTTGTATTTATACGGAGGCAAAGAACTATCCCCGAGAACCAGCTGCACATGTAGCTATAA GAACTGTGCGACGATTTCTTGAGAAGCAGAAAAACAATGTAACAGCTGTTGTCTTTTGCACCGTGAGCACAACTGATactgaaatatataaaag GTTGCTTCCTCTGTACTTTCCTCGTGATAAACATGAAGAGCAGGTTGCTTTAACCAAACTTCCGGCTGATGTTGGGGATGAAAATGGTGAGATAATCATGGCAGAGCGTAAAATCAGAATAAAGGCTTTGCCCAAAAGGAGTGTTTCCAGACCACCTGAATTTGCAATTGATCTTCCTGTTAGTGATGTTGGCTTGGTTAGCAG cTATCGTGGAGGGGTAGACAGTGATGGCCATCCCGTCATGGTTGTTGTAGGGGCCCACTTTTTACTCAGGTGTCTTGATCTGGAGCGGTTTGTGCTCCATGTGGTAAAG GAGTTTGAGCCTTTAATACAGAAGCCTTTTTCCATTGTGTATTTCCATTCTGCTGCATCTTTGCAGAT aCAGCCAGACCTGGGTTGGATGAGAAGATTGCAACAAATACTTGGTAGGAAGCACCAGCGCAACCTGCAT GCAATATATGTCCTTCACCCAACTTTCGGACTAAAAGCAGCCGTATTTGGGCTTCAGTTGTTTGTGGACAATGTG GTTTGGAAGAAAGTGGTATATGTTGATCGACTTCTGCAGCTGTTCAGATATGTACCTCGTGAACAGTTGACCATTCCAGATTTTGTGTTTCA GCATGATTTGGAGGTCAATGGAGGAACGGGTCTCATTGTGGACCCCAGAACAAAATATGCGTATAACAGACCGTGA
- the LOC106766110 gene encoding pentatricopeptide repeat-containing protein At2g03380, mitochondrial: MQSRASRLLLATSKPRLLRSSLRHHYHYHGQQPPPPPFPATFYLSRLCTNLESLQKLHASLVVLGLSGELLLSTKLVSLYGSFGVLHRARALFDHLPSRDLYSFKVMIRSYFLNDNHSDVVSVYRLMRYSLHPTPHDDILFSVVLKSCAETRDLLQAALTHCHVTKSLPPDSFLLTSLVDAYAKCAQLSHAQRAFDEIPHRDVVSWTSMIVAYVQNDCAREGLTLFNRMQEAFVPGNEFTMGSVVSACTSLGWLHQGKWVHGFVIKNGISVNSFLTTSLLNFYVKCGSVRDARAVFDESLSFSDHHQDLFSWTAMIVGYTQRGYPRLAIELFKNEKWAGLLPNSVTVSSLLSACGQLRSSAMGKLLHCLVVKCGLEDPPARNALVDMYAKCGLVSDARNVFESIDKDVVSWNSIISGCAQSGEECEALELFKRMRLELFSPDAVTVVGVLSACASLSALQLGCSVHALSLKDGLVLSSIYVGTALLNFYAKCGDTKAARMVFDSMGEKNVVTWGAMIGGYGIQGDGNGSLVLFREMLKEELEPNEAVFTTILAACSHSGMVGEGSRLFNFMCEELNFVPSMKHYACMVDMLARAGNLEEAFHFIERMPVEPGVSVFGAFLHGCGLHSRFDMGEVAIKRMLEMHPDEASYYVLVSNLYASDGRWGMVSQVRETIKQRGLNKFPGCSSVEMDLNNDTCAKMAVIS; this comes from the coding sequence ATGCAATCCAGGGCTTCGAGACTTCTTCTCGCTACTTCAAAACCTCGTCTTCTACGGAGCTCCCTCCGCCACCACTACCATTACCATGGACAACAGCCACCGCCGCCGCCGTTCCCTGCCACATTCTACCTCTCCCGCCTCTGCACTAACCTGGAAAGTTTGCAGAAGCTGCACGCCTCCTTGGTGGTCCTCGGCCTCAGCGGCGAGCTCCTCCTCTCGACGAAGCTCGTCAGCCTCTACGGCTCCTTCGGCGTCCTCCACCGCGCCCGCGCACTCTTCGACCACCTCCCCTCTCGCGACCTCTACTCTTTCAAAGTCATGATCCGCTCCTACTTCCTCAATGACAACCACTCCGACGTCGTTTCGGTCTACCGCCTGATGCGCTACTCCCTCCATCCCACCCCTCACGACGACATCCTCTTTTCCGTCGTCCTCAAATCCTGCGCCGAAACACGTGACCTCCTCCAGGCCGCACTCACACACTGCCACGTCACCAAGTCCCTCCCTCCCGACAGCTTCCTCCTCACCTCCCTCGTCGATGCCTACGCCAAGTGCGCCCAACTCTCTCACGCTCAACGCGCTTTCGATGAAATACCACACCGCGACGTCGTTTCCTGGACCTCAATGATCGTCGCCTACGTGCAAAACGACTGCGCTCGTGAAGGCTTAACCCTGTTCAACAGAATGCAAGAAGCCTTCGTCCCCGGGAATGAGTTTACAATGGGGAGCGTGGTCAGCGCCTGCACCAGCCTGGGGTGGTTGCACCAGGGAAAGTGGGTTCATGGGTTTGTTATCAAAAATGGAATTTCGGTTAATTCTTTCTTGACCACCTCGCTTTTGAACTTTTATGTCAAATGTGGGAGCGTTCGGGACGCACGTgcagtgtttgatgaaagtctCTCTTTTTCCGATCATCATCAGGATCTTTTTTCATGGACAGCTATGATCGTAGGGTATACTCAGAGAGGTTATCCTCGCTTAGCGATAGAGTTGTTCAAGAACGAGAAATGGGCGGGGCTTTTACCCAATTCTGTCACCGTTTCGAGTTTGTTATCTGCGTGTGGGCAACTACGTAGTTCTGCTATGGGGAAGCTACTTCATTGTTTAGTAGTTAAGTGTGGATTGGAGGATCCTCCAGCGAGAAATGCTCTGGTTGATATGTATGCGAAATGTGGCCTTGTTTCAGATGCCCGTAACGtgtttgaatcaattgacaagGATGTTGTGTCTTGGAACTCTATTATTTCTGGCTGCGCACAGAGTGGTGAGGAGTGTGAAGCTCTGGAGCTTTTTAAGAGGATGAGATTGGAGTTGTTCTCGCCGGATGCAGTTACTGTGGTCGGTGTTCTCTCTGCGTGTGCTTCCCTTAGCGCGCTTCAGCTTGGTTGCTCTGTTCATGCCTTGTCGTTGAAGGATGGCTTGGTGTTGTCCAGCATATACGTTGGTACTGCTTTGCTGAATTTCTACGCAAAATGTGGGGATACGAAAGCGGCGAGGATGGTGTTTGATTCGATGGGGGAAAAGAATGTGGTGACGTGGGGCGCAATGATTGGTGGCTATGGGATACAAGGGGATGGAAATGGATCTCTTGTGCTGTTTAGGGAAATGTTGAAGGAGGAGCTTGAGCCTAATGAAGCGGTGTTTACAACTATATTAGCGGCTTGCAGTCATTCCGGAATGGTTGGAGAGGGGTCCAGGTTGTTTAATTTTATGTGTGAGGAGTTGAATTTTGTTCCTTCCATGAAGCACTATGCTTGTATGGTTGATATGTTGGCGCGCGCTGGGAACCTTGAAGAGGCGTTTCATTTTATTGAGAGAATGCCTGTTGAACCTGGTGTTAGTGTGTTTGGAGCTTTTCTCCATGGTTGTGGGCTTCATTCTAGGTTTGATATGGGGGAAGTGGCTATTAAGAGAATGTTGGAGATGCACCCTGATGAAGCTTCTTACTACGTGCTTGTGTCAAACCTGTATGCTTCAGATGGGAGATGGGGCATGGTTAGCCAGGTGAGGGAGACCATAAAACAAAGAGGGTTAAACAAGTTCCCTGGCTGTAGTTCAGTGGAGATGGATCTCAACAATGACACTTGTGCCAAAATGGCAGTAATTTCTTAG